A genomic window from Oculatellaceae cyanobacterium includes:
- a CDS encoding Npun_R2821/Npun_R2822 family protein yields the protein MDGICTLANDRVYDQLIALLNSIEAILGQSMPVCVYPYDENTEKIADAIAKRPNVQLYNHQDSIKQWDEFAQSAWDTHPTARQIWSKAGSNNYHRFGTHRRFCAFDAPFDRFLYMDADTLLMGGVEQIFTQLNNYDCVVYDFQHKDPTHVYNVSSQQLNKLFTPERIKSEIFCSGLYASKKDLFDIDRRNWLISQLQAGDAEALYPMSVDQSLLNYMMMKTNVSIYNFALNLPEDQATGCCITSPHFQAENQILYDKGNRLTYIHYIGLSSRIFNQVCAGENIDFPYRDVFLHYRYLHEPELRPIFTTKPKPYKQPPSLKTRFLRKIGLK from the coding sequence ATGGATGGAATTTGCACTTTAGCCAACGATCGCGTTTACGACCAACTAATTGCTTTACTCAATAGTATAGAAGCGATTCTAGGGCAATCAATGCCAGTCTGCGTTTATCCTTACGACGAAAACACAGAAAAAATTGCGGATGCAATTGCCAAACGTCCTAATGTACAACTTTACAATCACCAAGATTCAATCAAACAATGGGATGAATTTGCCCAAAGCGCCTGGGATACTCATCCTACAGCACGTCAAATTTGGAGTAAGGCTGGTAGCAATAACTATCACCGCTTTGGTACTCACCGCCGTTTCTGTGCTTTTGATGCGCCTTTTGATCGCTTCCTCTACATGGATGCGGATACTTTATTAATGGGTGGAGTAGAGCAAATTTTCACACAACTAAATAACTATGATTGTGTTGTCTACGACTTTCAACATAAAGATCCTACTCATGTTTATAATGTATCTTCTCAGCAATTAAACAAATTATTTACCCCAGAACGAATTAAATCGGAGATTTTTTGTTCAGGATTATATGCTTCTAAAAAAGATTTGTTTGATATAGATAGACGCAATTGGCTAATCTCTCAATTGCAAGCAGGAGATGCTGAAGCTTTATATCCTATGTCAGTAGATCAAAGCTTGCTCAATTATATGATGATGAAAACTAATGTATCAATTTACAATTTTGCTTTAAACTTACCGGAAGATCAAGCAACTGGATGCTGTATTACTTCACCGCATTTTCAAGCAGAAAATCAGATATTATATGACAAAGGCAATCGTTTAACATATATTCACTATATTGGGTTGTCATCAAGAATTTTTAATCAAGTTTGTGCTGGAGAAAATATAGATTTTCCTTACCGTGATGTGTTTTTACATTATCGCTATTTGCACGAACCAGAACTTCGCCCAATTTTTACAACTAAACCTAAACCCTACAAGCAACCTCCCAGTCTCAAGACGCGATTTTTGAGAAAAATCGGCTTAAAATGA
- a CDS encoding Npun_R2821/Npun_R2822 family protein has product MSRGIYITANDRVIESAIALLNSIRLYDPHTPVVLIPYDDKYQTVANILSQNYGVTIYEDLAFIKRLSKNLHNIFGDNFFARPNQFRKQACWFGSFDEFLYIDTDIVVFEKIIDNLNYFANYDFICCDYQHLAGLKNVFTPKIITDNIFTETEIADIFNCGFWGSKKNLISEEELYNIFAECAANTQYFDFSRKTSDQPIINYMILKLISRRFNIIRRPGGAPGNWAGSKQFQYQDNILIDPNINQPLQYLHWAGIKIQPGCPYWDIWEHYRYLNTSQPKQVALPQTRQNLWQQIKQKLKL; this is encoded by the coding sequence ATGAGTCGTGGCATTTATATTACAGCTAATGATCGGGTAATTGAGAGTGCGATCGCACTCCTCAATAGCATTAGGCTTTACGATCCACATACACCTGTTGTCTTAATTCCTTACGATGACAAATATCAAACTGTAGCTAATATCCTCTCTCAGAATTATGGTGTAACAATTTATGAGGATTTAGCATTTATCAAACGTTTATCTAAAAATTTACATAATATATTTGGTGATAACTTTTTTGCCAGACCTAATCAATTTCGTAAGCAAGCTTGCTGGTTTGGTTCATTTGATGAGTTTTTGTATATTGACACCGATATAGTTGTTTTCGAGAAAATTATTGATAATCTCAACTACTTTGCTAATTATGATTTTATTTGTTGTGATTATCAGCACCTCGCTGGACTAAAAAATGTATTTACACCCAAAATTATTACCGATAATATTTTTACTGAGACAGAAATCGCAGATATTTTTAATTGTGGATTTTGGGGTTCTAAAAAGAATTTGATATCGGAGGAGGAATTATATAATATCTTTGCTGAATGTGCTGCGAATACCCAATACTTTGATTTTTCTAGAAAAACTTCAGATCAACCTATTATTAACTATATGATCTTGAAGCTTATTTCACGCAGATTTAACATAATTCGTAGACCTGGAGGTGCGCCTGGAAATTGGGCTGGAAGTAAGCAATTTCAATATCAAGATAATATTCTTATAGACCCAAATATTAATCAACCACTGCAATATTTACACTGGGCAGGTATTAAAATACAGCCTGGTTGTCCTTACTGGGATATTTGGGAACACTACCGTTATTTAAA